A genomic segment from Chitinophaga flava encodes:
- a CDS encoding glycosyltransferase family 2 protein codes for MLATTSTISLLISTYNWPAALALCLNSIKSQTILPTEVIIADDGSREDTRELINSIRKDFPVPLIHVWQEDKGFRLAQIRNKGIAQSTSDYIIQIDGDLILDKHFVEDHMRLAEPGYFITGSRALLSSRISNKLLQAHDINVDFRSTPFSHILNALRFPSLSRFLSKRYKIGGRHKYYVKGCNMSFWKKDLLTVNGYDENFTGWGMEDNDIAVRLLNAGVQKKFIKMGGVAFHLYHRENSRGKHQENSILVKAAVSSKKIKADKGILEYLIN; via the coding sequence ATGCTAGCAACCACATCCACGATATCGTTGTTGATTTCTACATATAACTGGCCTGCAGCTCTAGCCTTATGCCTGAATAGTATTAAATCACAAACTATCTTACCAACAGAAGTCATCATCGCCGACGACGGCTCCAGGGAAGATACCCGGGAACTGATCAACAGTATCCGGAAAGATTTCCCTGTACCGCTTATTCATGTATGGCAGGAGGATAAAGGTTTCAGGCTTGCACAAATCAGAAACAAGGGGATCGCTCAGTCTACGTCCGACTATATTATCCAGATAGACGGAGACCTGATCCTGGATAAACACTTTGTAGAAGATCATATGCGCCTGGCGGAACCGGGCTATTTTATCACTGGCAGCCGGGCTCTGTTATCTTCCCGTATCTCCAATAAACTTTTACAGGCCCACGATATTAATGTGGATTTCCGGTCTACCCCTTTCAGCCACATTCTGAATGCGTTACGTTTTCCATCATTAAGCCGCTTCCTTTCCAAACGATACAAGATAGGTGGCCGTCACAAATACTATGTAAAAGGCTGTAATATGTCTTTCTGGAAAAAAGATCTTCTTACCGTTAATGGTTATGATGAAAATTTTACCGGCTGGGGGATGGAAGACAATGATATCGCTGTAAGACTGCTGAATGCCGGCGTTCAGAAAAAATTCATTAAAATGGGAGGCGTGGCTTTCCACCTTTACCATCGTGAGAACTCCCGTGGCAAGCACCAGGAAAACAGTATCCTTGTAAAAGCCGCTGTGAGCAGCAAAAAAATCAAAGCAGACAAGGGCATACTGGAATACCTGATCAACTAA
- a CDS encoding LON peptidase substrate-binding domain-containing protein, protein MTNFISIFPLGIVVYPGEQLNLHVFEPRYKQLARECVAENKPFGIPAVIDKKIMEYGTLVTIEKVEKLYDNGEMDIITRGASVFRTLERINVIPDKLYAGAIVNYPENHEASNVRLLDEVLHGIRELHAILQVHKSFRKEDGRLTAYDLAHHAGLSLEEEYEVLHLFYEVQRLEYLKRHLHKVIPMMAEMERLKERVKLNGHFRNLSAGDL, encoded by the coding sequence ATGACAAATTTTATTTCCATATTTCCGCTTGGTATTGTGGTGTATCCGGGAGAACAACTAAATCTCCACGTTTTTGAGCCCAGGTATAAACAACTGGCCCGGGAATGCGTGGCCGAAAATAAGCCTTTTGGCATTCCTGCGGTAATTGACAAAAAAATAATGGAATATGGAACATTGGTAACCATAGAAAAAGTAGAAAAATTATACGATAACGGTGAGATGGATATCATCACCCGGGGAGCCAGTGTATTCCGTACACTGGAACGTATCAACGTGATCCCGGATAAGTTATATGCCGGCGCTATTGTCAATTATCCTGAAAACCATGAAGCCAGCAATGTCCGTCTGTTGGATGAGGTGTTGCATGGTATCCGGGAGCTGCATGCCATCCTCCAGGTACATAAAAGTTTCAGGAAGGAAGATGGCCGGCTCACTGCTTACGACCTGGCCCACCACGCCGGATTATCGCTGGAGGAAGAGTATGAAGTGCTACATCTTTTTTATGAGGTGCAACGACTGGAATATCTCAAACGGCATCTGCATAAAGTAATACCGATGATGGCCGAAATGGAAAGACTGAAAGAAAGAGTGAAACTCAACGGTCATTTCAGAAATCTCTCTGCCGGTGATCTGTAA
- the lptC gene encoding LPS export ABC transporter periplasmic protein LptC, with protein sequence MIRKKLIYLLIALTAVACENDIQAVMEFDSKKAAVENGTDILLIYSQGGRVNAKLTAPTMERSLDKPSYVKFKQGLKLLMFNDTLGLESTLVADTGRYLEDEGAVFLSKNVVVVNKRGDRLNTDELNWDPKRKVFYSTKEVFIKTPTDSLHGWGLIANEDFTDRKIINVSGPITMQDSLSMQ encoded by the coding sequence ATGATCAGGAAAAAACTCATATATCTGTTGATTGCGCTGACAGCGGTCGCCTGTGAAAATGATATACAGGCGGTGATGGAATTTGATTCCAAAAAAGCTGCTGTGGAAAATGGAACGGATATCCTGCTTATCTATAGTCAGGGAGGCAGGGTAAACGCCAAACTGACCGCGCCTACCATGGAAAGAAGTCTCGACAAGCCTTCTTATGTGAAGTTCAAACAAGGCCTTAAACTGCTGATGTTTAACGATACCCTGGGCCTGGAAAGTACACTTGTTGCCGACACTGGCCGTTATCTGGAAGACGAAGGAGCAGTGTTCCTTTCCAAAAACGTAGTGGTAGTGAATAAAAGAGGCGACCGGCTCAATACCGATGAACTGAACTGGGACCCTAAAAGGAAAGTTTTCTACTCTACCAAAGAGGTCTTCATTAAAACCCCCACCGATTCCTTACATGGCTGGGGCCTGATCGCCAATGAAGATTTTACCGACAGAAAGATTATTAATGTAAGCGGGCCTATCACCATGCAGGACAGCCTGTCTATGCAATAA